The genome window ATTTTTAACATGATGTTTATCTGTTGTTCTAATAAAAATGTCATTATTTAAGCCAAATTTATGAAACTCTTCTTGCCAAAGAATTGCCATATTATCAACTAATTTTTGTGGAGAAATTCCTAGTTCTTTTGCTTTATCTTGGACTGCTTCACCATGTTCATCGAGACCAGTTAAAAATTTAACTTGCTCGCCTCTTTGTTGATAATGAGATTTTAATACACTTGCGAGGATAGTTGCATAAACATGGCCAGCATGTGGGTTTCCATTGGCATAGTAAATAGGAGTGGTAAAATATCGACACGCTTTAGCCATAAATTATAATTCCTTTTATCTCAAAATAAAAAACTGGAAACTGTATAAATAACAGAATCCAGTCTAAAAAGTGGGAAATATAAACTCATAAATAAAATAAAAAAATGAGCTATTTAACCTTGTTCGGTAAATGCAAACCAGGAACAATTTCAGCATTTTTAATTCCTACTTTTCCCGCAGCTATTTCACGCAAAGCAGTAACTGCTTCTTTATTTTTACATTCAACTAATGGATCGCTACCTTTTTGCAGCTGGCGCATACGACGAGCCGCAAGCATAACCACAGCAAAGCGATTGGGAATTTGATCTAGACAATCTTGAACTGAAATACGAGCCATAATGCATCCTTTAAAAGAGCAAAAGGAAAATAAAAACACTGCCTTTAAAAATACAGCATAACACATGCTTCTAGCAATAGCTTAAGCATGCGTCAACACGTTTTTAATCTGATCGCATGAAGTTTGCATCGTTTTTCCTACCATCTTAAAATGTGTTAATTGATAAGGTTTTAGAACACCTGCTTTTGGAGAAGATTGAAATGACTCTTACTTATACACCAAAAAGAATAATAATAACAATTATTTCAGCCTGCTTGGTGGCTTTCATAGTATATTACTCAGCAATACGTAAAAATTCACAACCCGCAAAAAACCCTAAAGACATTGTGACTGTAGCATTAGATTCTAAAATCACGTCAGGAGATCCCAGAATTATTGGATCCGATGCGAATAGCCAATACATTGAAAATATAAGATTTTTACCTTTAATCAGTTTCGATGAACAAGGACAAATTTTATATATATTAGTTAATGAAATTAAAACATTATCTAATAAATCTTGGAATATTTACTTAAAAAAGGGGATTAAGTTTTCCAATGGGAAGGAAATTACAGCTTATGATGTTGAAGCAACATATAATCAAATTATTACTCCCCAAGGAAATTTCCCGCCTAGCCCCAGAAAAGCAGCTTTTACCAATGTAACTGCTTTTAAAGCAACTTCCGATTATCAAATTCACATTGAATTAGATTCTCCGGATGTCTCCTTCCTGAATAATCTAATCGTAGGAATTCTTCCAAAAGAAGCCGCCTTAAATGCAGCTCCAAATGAAGTAGATAATAAAGGATATGAAAGTGGGCCTTTTATCTTAAAGTCAACTTCCAGTTCTGAATGGGTCTTAGAAAAAAACGATCACTACAATTTAAGTGATAAACCCAAAATAAAAGAAGTTGTTTTTAAAATTATTACTGATAGCGGCACTCGATATGCAGCATTAATACGAGGTGATATAGACATTGCGCAAAATGCAATTGATCCCGATAAAATTACTTTAATCGAAAATACAAAAAAAGATGTTTTTAATGTACTTAGCGCTCCAAAATTATCCACGACATATTTAGCTTTTAACTTTAAAGATCCTATCTTTAGTAATTTAAAAGTTAGGCAAGCAATTGCTTACGGTATAGATAGAAAAAGCATTTTACAATTTAGAATGCAAGGCCAAGGAATACTTGCAAATAGCATGTTTCCTCCTACAAACTTTTTTTATGATAGCTCAATTCCTGAAATTCCATACAATCCTCAGAGGGCAAAAACTTTATTAAAAGAAACAAGCATTCAAGATCCGCTAGCATTTCCTATTAAAGTCTCAAATAGCAATAAATCTATTGTTGAAGTTGCAAAAGCAATCGCAGCGAATTTAAAGGATGTAGGATTTGCACCTACCGTTGAAATGTTAGAAAATAGTGTTTTTGCAGAACAAGTAAAAAAAGGAATTGCAAAAGTTTGGATTTCTCCATGGGTTGGATTTAAAGATCCAGATCACTTACGTTTTGTTTTTGCTACAAATATGATACCGCCAGCTGGTGGAAATAGAGGTGCATATTCCAATCCACAAGTTGATGAACTTCTGCAAGAAGGAAAAGAAGAAATTAGCAATCAAAAAAGAAAAGTTATATATGATCAAGCACAAAATTTATTAGCCGGAGAGCTTCCTTATATTTATTTATGGCATAGTCTAAATGTGGCTGTGGTTTCAAAAAATATTGAAGGATTTAGACTTTATGCAGATGGTAGATACTGGTCTTTAGTGAATGTTACCAAAAAGTAAAGGAACAAAATGGCTAAAGTATTAGTTCAACGTTTCTTCCAATTACTTGCCGTTCTGTGGGGAGTTTCCACTATTGTTTTTTTTCTACAAAGAATGATTCCAGGAAGCCCCGCAGATAGCATTTTAGGCGTTGATGCGTCAGAAGTTGATAAATTAGAATGGCTTACCCGTTATGGTTTTAATGAGCCAATTTGGAAACAATATTTTAATTTCTTAGTGAACTTATGTCAGGGAGATTTAGGCAAAAGTTATGCTAATTATTCTTCAGTAAGTGAAATTATTCTTCCACGGCTTTGGGAAACTATCCAATTAGCTACTGTAGCTTTTCTTTTTTCTATAATTTTAGCAACTATAATAGGAATTATTAGTGCAGCAAACGCTGGTAAGTTTACAGATAAAGCATCTGCTGTTGTTTCTCTTCTAGCAATTTCTGCACCTAGTTTTATAATTGGACCTGTTTTAATGTGGATTTTCGCTGTAAAATTCGATATTTTTCCTTTAATGGGAAATGCGGGAGCAAGTTCTTTTGTTTTGCCTTCTGTTACTTTAGGAGCTTCTCTAGCAGCATTTTCAAGTCGCATGATCCGCAGTGGAATTGTTGATGTATTACAAGAGGATTATATTAGAACAGCAAAAAGCAAAGGATTATCACAATTTATAGTTCTTACAAAACATGCTTTAAGAAATGCTTTTTTACCTACTCTTACAGTTCTTGGAATGCAATTAGGAGTGCTACTTAGTGGGACAGTAATAACAGAACAAATTTTTAATTGGCCAGGACTTGGCAGTTTAGTTGTTGAGGCTGTTCAACAAAGAGAATACAATATTGTTTCAGGCTGTGTAATTATAATGGCAACTATTTATGTCGCATGTAACCTTTTGGTAGATATTTTATATCGGGTTTTTGATCCAAGGGTAAGATTAACATGAAAAAAATTACACTCCGTTTTATTAAAATAGCCGCTAAAGATAAAACTACAATTTTTTCTGGTTGTGTTTTACTATTTTGGGTTTTACTTGCATTAATTCCAATTTTAATTCCTGCGTTTGCAAATATCCCTATTAGTTTACAAGATAGATTACAGGATCCATCTAATAAATACTTATTAGGAGTTGATGGCAACGGACAAAGTGTTGGTCTCTTAATTATGAATGGCGCCTCAACTTCTCTAATAGTGAGTTTATTTACAGTAAGCATGAGCTTGCTTGTTGGAATTCCATTAGGTGCAATAGCCGGATTTTTTGGTGGTAAAATAGATATTTTAATTTCCAGATTTATTGACATACTTTTAGCTTTTCCACCTATGGTTCTCCCCATTGCTATAATGGCTTTTTTTGGAGGAGGTTTAATTAATGTTGTTATTGCGTTAAGTATTACCGGTTGGGTCAGTTACGCGCGTGTAGTTAGAGGTCAATTTCTTTCATTTAAAGAGAGAGAATTTGTAGTAGCAGCAAAATCTTTAGGCGCATCTAGTAATAGAATTATGTTTAAACATATATTCCCAAATACCATTTCACCTTTAGCTGTACAAGCCACTTTTTCTTTAGCAAGTGTCATAATTGCTGAAGCCGGCTTGAGCTTCCTTGGACTTGGTGTAAGCCAATCCCATGTAAGTTGGGGAGGATTACTAAATTCAGCACGTGATTATTTAACTACTAATCCTTTTCTAGCATTTTTTCCTGCATTTGCATTATTTTCAATTGTTGCTAGTTTAAATTTTATTGGCGAAGCTTTGCGCTTAACATTTGATCCAAAAAGTATTGGTGCTGGCAGAGCTTAGTTACTTTATTTGAAATAATATTGCAGTATTATTTCATTCTTTGGAAGTCTACAAAATAATCCCTAAAAGAAAAATTTCTCCAATTTTTAAATTAAGGAAAAATATACATTAATTAGGATAAATCTTTTTTCAATATAAAAAAATACAGCTTATATTAAATATTAGATTACCATTCATTTAAAAATAAAGAAATTAATCCCAAATATGAGATAATAGACAAAAATTTAATTATCCTGTAATGAATAAAATAACGTTGAAATAAAAAGCTCTTGTTCATTTATTGAGGTATATCTGCATGCGAAATTTAATTAATTGTACACTATTATTTATTGGAGCAATTTCATTTCAACAAAATATTTTTGCTGAATGTAAAAAAGTAAGATTTTCAAATATTGGATGGACAGATATATCTGCATCAACAGCTGTAGCAACAGAAATACTTTCAGTTTATGGTTACGAAACTAAATCAACAATTCTTTCTATACCGATGAC of Pigmentibacter sp. JX0631 contains these proteins:
- a CDS encoding ABC transporter permease — translated: MAKVLVQRFFQLLAVLWGVSTIVFFLQRMIPGSPADSILGVDASEVDKLEWLTRYGFNEPIWKQYFNFLVNLCQGDLGKSYANYSSVSEIILPRLWETIQLATVAFLFSIILATIIGIISAANAGKFTDKASAVVSLLAISAPSFIIGPVLMWIFAVKFDIFPLMGNAGASSFVLPSVTLGASLAAFSSRMIRSGIVDVLQEDYIRTAKSKGLSQFIVLTKHALRNAFLPTLTVLGMQLGVLLSGTVITEQIFNWPGLGSLVVEAVQQREYNIVSGCVIIMATIYVACNLLVDILYRVFDPRVRLT
- the rpoZ gene encoding DNA-directed RNA polymerase subunit omega is translated as MARISVQDCLDQIPNRFAVVMLAARRMRQLQKGSDPLVECKNKEAVTALREIAAGKVGIKNAEIVPGLHLPNKVK
- a CDS encoding ABC transporter substrate-binding protein, giving the protein MTLTYTPKRIIITIISACLVAFIVYYSAIRKNSQPAKNPKDIVTVALDSKITSGDPRIIGSDANSQYIENIRFLPLISFDEQGQILYILVNEIKTLSNKSWNIYLKKGIKFSNGKEITAYDVEATYNQIITPQGNFPPSPRKAAFTNVTAFKATSDYQIHIELDSPDVSFLNNLIVGILPKEAALNAAPNEVDNKGYESGPFILKSTSSSEWVLEKNDHYNLSDKPKIKEVVFKIITDSGTRYAALIRGDIDIAQNAIDPDKITLIENTKKDVFNVLSAPKLSTTYLAFNFKDPIFSNLKVRQAIAYGIDRKSILQFRMQGQGILANSMFPPTNFFYDSSIPEIPYNPQRAKTLLKETSIQDPLAFPIKVSNSNKSIVEVAKAIAANLKDVGFAPTVEMLENSVFAEQVKKGIAKVWISPWVGFKDPDHLRFVFATNMIPPAGGNRGAYSNPQVDELLQEGKEEISNQKRKVIYDQAQNLLAGELPYIYLWHSLNVAVVSKNIEGFRLYADGRYWSLVNVTKK
- a CDS encoding ABC transporter permease; translation: MKKITLRFIKIAAKDKTTIFSGCVLLFWVLLALIPILIPAFANIPISLQDRLQDPSNKYLLGVDGNGQSVGLLIMNGASTSLIVSLFTVSMSLLVGIPLGAIAGFFGGKIDILISRFIDILLAFPPMVLPIAIMAFFGGGLINVVIALSITGWVSYARVVRGQFLSFKEREFVVAAKSLGASSNRIMFKHIFPNTISPLAVQATFSLASVIIAEAGLSFLGLGVSQSHVSWGGLLNSARDYLTTNPFLAFFPAFALFSIVASLNFIGEALRLTFDPKSIGAGRA